Proteins encoded together in one Streptomyces sp. B1I3 window:
- a CDS encoding tyrosinase family protein, which produces MYSRKNQRNLTRTEKKRLVGAILELKRSGRYDDFVSMHRHYYVTDAESRPRPAHMTPSFFPWHRRYLLEFEKALQAVDPAVSIPYWDWTRDNTPAASLWAADFLGGNGRPGDRQVMTGPFAYQEGNWRISGGVTGDHFLRRNFGRPSAPVTLPGRADVDRALRDPVYDAAPWNSVSTTGFRNRMEGWDIRGTRGISNHNRVHRWIGGSMAGAASPDDPVFWLHHAYLDLLWTRWQKAHPRSRYLPGRALGAGDPQRGRVFAFDERMPPWDVAPSQLMDHTRFHRYV; this is translated from the coding sequence GTGTACAGCCGCAAGAACCAGCGCAACCTCACGCGCACGGAGAAGAAGCGTCTCGTGGGCGCGATCCTGGAGCTCAAGCGCTCGGGCCGCTACGACGACTTCGTCTCGATGCACCGGCACTACTACGTCACCGACGCCGAGAGCAGGCCACGGCCCGCCCACATGACCCCGTCCTTCTTCCCCTGGCACCGCCGGTACCTGCTGGAGTTCGAGAAGGCGCTGCAGGCCGTCGATCCGGCCGTGTCGATCCCTTACTGGGACTGGACGCGGGACAACACCCCGGCCGCCTCCCTCTGGGCGGCGGATTTCCTCGGCGGGAACGGCCGGCCGGGCGACCGGCAGGTCATGACCGGTCCCTTCGCCTACCAGGAGGGCAACTGGCGCATCAGCGGCGGCGTCACCGGCGACCACTTCCTGCGGAGGAACTTCGGCCGGCCGTCCGCGCCGGTCACTCTCCCCGGCAGGGCGGACGTGGATCGTGCTCTGCGCGACCCGGTCTACGACGCCGCCCCCTGGAACAGCGTCAGCACCACCGGTTTCCGGAACAGGATGGAGGGCTGGGACATCCGGGGGACGCGCGGGATCTCCAACCACAACCGGGTGCACCGCTGGATCGGCGGGTCGATGGCGGGCGCCGCCTCGCCCGACGATCCCGTCTTCTGGCTGCACCACGCGTACCTGGACCTGCTCTGGACGCGCTGGCAGAAGGCGCACCCACGCTCCCGGTACCTGCCGGGCCGGGCGCTCGGCGCCGGCGACCCCCAGCGGGGGCGCGTCTTCGCGTTCGACGAGCGGATGCCGCCCTGGGACGTGGCACCCTCGCAGCTCATGGACCACACCCGCTTCCACCGGTACGTCTGA
- a CDS encoding tyrosinase family oxidase copper chaperone → MDHPTTGEGEGPGRPARRIALRAAFTATVVACTGGALAPALLGSTGHGSRPDRNFVGPERFSETYRGRDIRGTAGSVVAAGGQPRAGDAGAVAAAPAVDVRIDGRPLHVMRRADGSFLSTVNHYESFPTLLATARAAVDEIGPAQLSATSPHTI, encoded by the coding sequence ATGGACCACCCGACCACCGGTGAGGGCGAGGGGCCGGGGCGGCCGGCACGCCGTATCGCGCTGCGCGCGGCCTTCACCGCAACCGTCGTCGCGTGCACGGGAGGTGCGCTCGCCCCCGCCCTCCTCGGCAGCACCGGGCACGGTTCCCGCCCGGATCGCAACTTCGTGGGCCCCGAGCGCTTCTCCGAGACCTACCGGGGCCGGGACATCCGCGGCACGGCCGGCTCGGTGGTCGCGGCGGGCGGGCAGCCACGCGCAGGCGACGCCGGCGCCGTGGCCGCCGCGCCGGCCGTCGACGTCCGCATCGACGGCAGACCGCTGCACGTCATGAGGCGCGCCGACGGGAGCTTCCTCAGCACGGTCAACCACTACGAGTCCTTCCCGACGCTGCTCGCGACGGCCCGGGCCGCGGTCGACGAGATCGGCCCCGCCCAGCTGTCCGCCACCTCTCCGCACACCATCTGA
- a CDS encoding cytochrome P450, with the protein MTAPTQVSTGRVRSAADIDLADPSFWRLPRPERLSAFARLRELDAPVRFTPRTGSRTPFHALVRHEDVKAASRRPQAFASAPGVTTPEPARWAKAVFGNSMVNMDGAEHAGLRRTISRAFTPRLLAAAEVNIASVAARLVDETDAERPGDFMRSPASRMPFEVICDLMGIPGRHRARIAEQIDHASEYVGVQRRGLARLRVPGRGLRSLARMQLVMAGIARERRRDPADDVISALVRADVDGLALSARQLGAFFSLLLVAGVETTRNAIAHGVALLTAHPEQRALLESDFDRYADSAVDEIVRYSTPIIQFRRTVAAEQELGGRTFLPGEKVILLYASANRDGSVFADPDAFDITRSPNPHLGYGGGGPHHCLGAHLARLEMKALFRELLTRPVGIRAVGEPLLVDSNFDNRVRSLPLAFGISHPNGAD; encoded by the coding sequence ATGACAGCGCCGACACAGGTGTCCACGGGCCGGGTGCGCAGCGCGGCGGACATCGATCTGGCCGACCCGTCGTTCTGGCGGCTTCCCCGGCCTGAGCGGCTGTCCGCGTTCGCCCGCCTGCGGGAGCTGGACGCGCCCGTCCGGTTCACGCCGCGCACGGGTTCGCGCACACCGTTCCACGCGCTGGTGCGCCATGAGGACGTGAAGGCGGCCAGCCGCCGGCCACAGGCCTTCGCCAGCGCGCCGGGCGTCACCACTCCGGAACCTGCCCGCTGGGCCAAGGCGGTGTTCGGCAACTCGATGGTCAACATGGACGGTGCCGAACACGCCGGTCTGCGCCGGACCATCTCACGTGCCTTCACCCCGAGGCTGCTCGCCGCCGCCGAGGTGAACATCGCCTCCGTCGCCGCGCGGCTGGTGGACGAGACGGACGCCGAGCGTCCCGGTGACTTCATGCGGTCGCCCGCCTCCCGTATGCCTTTCGAGGTCATCTGCGACCTGATGGGCATTCCCGGGCGCCACCGCGCGAGGATCGCTGAGCAGATCGACCACGCCTCGGAGTACGTCGGCGTCCAGCGCAGGGGGCTCGCCAGGCTGCGTGTGCCCGGTCGGGGCCTGCGGTCGCTGGCCCGCATGCAACTGGTCATGGCGGGCATCGCCCGCGAGCGCCGGCGCGACCCCGCGGACGACGTCATCTCGGCGCTGGTCCGCGCGGACGTCGACGGCCTGGCGCTGTCCGCCCGTCAGCTGGGGGCGTTCTTCTCGCTCCTGCTCGTGGCGGGTGTCGAGACGACACGCAACGCCATCGCCCACGGGGTGGCCCTGCTGACCGCGCATCCGGAACAGCGGGCCCTGCTGGAGTCCGACTTCGACCGGTACGCGGACAGTGCGGTCGACGAGATCGTCCGGTACTCGACACCGATCATCCAGTTCCGCCGGACGGTCGCGGCGGAGCAGGAGCTGGGCGGCCGGACCTTCCTGCCCGGCGAGAAGGTGATCCTGCTCTACGCCTCCGCGAACCGGGACGGTTCGGTATTCGCCGACCCCGACGCGTTCGACATCACCCGATCCCCCAATCCGCACCTCGGATACGGCGGAGGCGGTCCGCACCATTGCCTGGGAGCCCATCTGGCCAGGCTGGAGATGAAAGCGCTCTTCCGGGAACTGCTCACTCGCCCCGTGGGTATCCGGGCGGTGGGCGAACCGCTCCTCGTCGATTCGAACTTCGACAACCGCGTCCGGTCCCTTCCTCTCGCCTTCGGCATTTCTCACCCGAATGGCGCGGACTGA
- a CDS encoding glycoside hydrolase family 26 protein, with protein sequence MPIQRRLRDLGIGAAALALLVGGVVVADRDGQDAQTGKGASPAPPAGAGTTAVGAYLDYGPKGVERMAELSGWLGGAELRVGHSYLPGDLWENIEGRPGFLASWAAWRRGAEDRMFVLNTPMLERNEERVSDGEVRGLLNAGAAGEFDEHFRRLAERLVLLGVPDTVIVLGWEMNGTTYTHRCGPDPVAWRTYWNRIVTTMRSVPGQEFRFDFTPSRGRDAIPWTECYPGDGVVDIIGMDSYDQPPARTFDEQVNEPYGLQKQVDFAAEHGKPISYPEWGLFRNGDNPEYMRRMLAWFEQHKPVYQTITDYCPHGVWQCAENPESSRVFRETLSRRPGTVDPAEPTPVPSGTPEPDEPTPTVPDPDTNGREWCFSVPMGEWFGQWLPDQEFCLRDHA encoded by the coding sequence GTGCCCATACAGCGTCGTCTCAGAGACCTCGGCATCGGAGCGGCCGCGCTCGCCCTCCTCGTCGGTGGCGTGGTCGTCGCGGACCGGGACGGGCAGGACGCCCAGACCGGCAAGGGCGCCTCCCCCGCTCCCCCGGCAGGTGCCGGTACGACCGCGGTCGGCGCCTATCTGGACTACGGGCCGAAGGGCGTGGAGCGCATGGCGGAGCTGTCGGGCTGGCTCGGCGGCGCGGAGCTTCGCGTGGGGCACAGCTATCTGCCGGGTGATCTGTGGGAGAACATCGAAGGACGTCCGGGATTCCTCGCCTCGTGGGCCGCGTGGCGGCGGGGCGCCGAGGACCGGATGTTCGTCCTCAACACCCCGATGCTGGAGCGCAACGAGGAACGCGTCTCCGACGGGGAGGTGCGTGGCCTCCTGAACGCGGGCGCCGCCGGGGAGTTCGACGAGCACTTCCGCAGGCTGGCCGAGCGTCTGGTCCTGCTGGGTGTCCCGGACACGGTGATCGTGCTCGGCTGGGAGATGAACGGCACCACGTACACCCACCGCTGCGGCCCGGATCCCGTGGCGTGGAGGACGTACTGGAACCGGATCGTCACCACCATGCGCTCGGTGCCCGGCCAGGAGTTCCGCTTCGACTTCACACCGAGCCGTGGCCGGGACGCCATTCCCTGGACCGAGTGCTACCCCGGCGACGGCGTCGTCGACATCATCGGCATGGACTCCTACGACCAGCCTCCCGCGCGGACCTTCGACGAGCAGGTCAACGAGCCGTACGGGCTGCAGAAGCAGGTCGACTTCGCGGCCGAGCACGGCAAGCCCATCTCCTACCCTGAGTGGGGGCTGTTCCGCAACGGCGACAACCCCGAGTACATGCGCCGCATGCTCGCATGGTTCGAGCAGCACAAGCCGGTGTACCAGACGATCACGGACTACTGCCCGCACGGCGTGTGGCAGTGCGCCGAGAACCCTGAGTCCTCCCGCGTGTTCCGCGAGACGCTGTCCCGGAGACCCGGCACCGTCGACCCCGCCGAGCCCACGCCGGTGCCGAGCGGGACGCCGGAGCCCGACGAGCCCACCCCGACCGTCCCGGACCCGGACACGAACGGGCGGGAGTGGTGCTTCAGCGTGCCGATGGGCGAATGGTTCGGCCAGTGGCTGCCGGACCAGGAGTTCTGCCTGCGCGACCACGCGTGA
- a CDS encoding AI-2E family transporter, with protein sequence MSAPLSSVRTRAALRTSARVSGEMLLVLVMAAVALWVLGRMWSVVWPLIVGLLLTTLTWPVTRFLRRRGWSPALAASAVTVLFLLVAAGVAALIAVPVASQSGELADGVGEGIQRLREWASGPPLNVGDDQITGAFDAATSRVQDSVGSLVTTLVTGVSTVVNGVVTAVLAVFLMFFFLKDGPRFLPWLERQLPGRLATDIPTVAARSWDTLGEFVRSQAYVGLLDAVLIGLGLWIVGVPLVLPLAVLTFVAAFVPIVGALFAGFVAVLIALVSNGLTDALIVLAIIIVVQQLEGNVFQPMIQSRGLGLHAAVVLLAVTLGGSLAGVVGSLLAVPVAALIAVVWNYLREQLAAPGQGPDATEPSEGAVVPS encoded by the coding sequence ATGTCTGCTCCGTTGAGTTCCGTCAGGACCCGCGCCGCTCTCCGTACGTCGGCGCGCGTGTCGGGCGAGATGCTGCTGGTCCTCGTGATGGCCGCAGTGGCCTTGTGGGTTCTGGGCCGCATGTGGTCGGTCGTCTGGCCGCTCATAGTCGGCCTGCTGCTCACCACGCTCACCTGGCCCGTGACGCGGTTCCTGCGCCGGCGCGGGTGGTCACCCGCCCTCGCGGCCTCGGCTGTCACGGTGCTGTTCCTCCTGGTCGCCGCGGGCGTCGCGGCGCTCATCGCCGTGCCGGTGGCGTCGCAGTCGGGGGAGCTGGCCGACGGTGTGGGGGAAGGCATCCAGCGGCTTCGCGAGTGGGCCTCCGGGCCGCCGCTGAACGTCGGTGACGACCAGATCACGGGTGCGTTCGACGCCGCGACCTCCCGCGTCCAGGACAGCGTGGGCAGCTTGGTCACCACGCTCGTCACCGGCGTGAGCACCGTGGTCAACGGTGTGGTCACCGCCGTTCTGGCGGTCTTCCTGATGTTCTTCTTCCTGAAGGACGGTCCGCGGTTCCTGCCGTGGCTCGAGCGTCAGCTGCCCGGCCGGCTCGCCACCGACATCCCGACCGTCGCCGCGCGCTCCTGGGACACGCTCGGCGAGTTCGTACGTTCACAGGCGTACGTCGGTCTGCTCGACGCCGTGCTCATCGGGCTCGGTCTGTGGATCGTGGGGGTGCCGCTGGTGCTTCCACTGGCGGTGCTCACCTTCGTGGCCGCGTTCGTGCCGATCGTGGGTGCCCTCTTCGCCGGCTTCGTCGCGGTCCTCATCGCCCTGGTGTCGAACGGGCTGACGGACGCGCTGATCGTCCTGGCGATCATCATCGTGGTGCAGCAGCTCGAGGGCAATGTCTTCCAGCCCATGATCCAGAGTCGCGGACTCGGCCTGCACGCCGCGGTGGTCCTGCTGGCGGTGACGCTCGGCGGCAGTCTGGCCGGCGTCGTGGGCAGCCTGCTCGCCGTACCCGTCGCCGCGCTGATCGCCGTGGTCTGGAACTATCTGCGCGAGCAGCTCGCCGCCCCGGGGCAGGGACCGGATGCCACCGAACCGTCGGAGGGTGCCGTCGTTCCTTCGTGA
- a CDS encoding molybdopterin-dependent oxidoreductase, producing MGHRPLRTLTPPPPTRPAFWRSPVRGVRFTAVLGLVLLVGLTLLFVTGLLSYAAYNPDLAAVNDKTPDKGWLGFYLFDWPAGPHWLYRLTQGLHVTAGIVLVPVLLAKLWSVVPKLFALPPARSMGRALERVSLLLLVGGALFEFVTGLLDIQLEYVFPGSFYPLHFYGAWVFFAAFLTHAGLKLPRAVRVLRHGIPRGDTDEPAGILRGETDELASPSPLAPSVSRRGALTTVGAGSLLLLVTSAGRSFDGPLRRTALLTPRGGAEPGSGPNGFQINKTAAKAGIRPADTGADWRLTVVGPAGEFRLTLRELLAMDQHSAALPIACVEGWSTSDQWWRGVRLRDLAALAGHPRTPPGVLVRSVQRSGPFRTVALRDNQVRDPRSLLALEVNGEVLSPDHGYPARTIVPAAPGVMNTKWVTRLTFGEV from the coding sequence ATGGGCCACAGACCTCTCCGTACTCTCACTCCCCCGCCGCCCACCCGGCCGGCGTTCTGGCGCAGTCCGGTGCGCGGGGTCCGGTTCACGGCCGTACTGGGCCTGGTACTGCTCGTCGGGCTGACGCTGCTGTTCGTGACCGGACTGCTGTCGTACGCGGCCTACAACCCGGACCTGGCCGCGGTGAACGACAAGACGCCCGACAAGGGGTGGCTGGGCTTCTACCTCTTCGACTGGCCGGCCGGACCGCACTGGCTGTACCGCCTGACGCAGGGGCTCCACGTCACCGCAGGCATCGTGCTCGTACCGGTGCTGCTGGCCAAGCTGTGGTCGGTCGTCCCGAAGCTCTTCGCGCTGCCGCCCGCCCGGTCCATGGGGCGCGCCCTGGAGCGGGTGTCGCTGCTGCTGCTCGTGGGGGGTGCCCTGTTCGAGTTCGTCACGGGGCTGCTCGACATCCAGCTGGAGTACGTCTTCCCGGGCTCCTTCTATCCGCTGCACTTCTACGGCGCCTGGGTGTTCTTCGCCGCGTTCCTCACCCACGCCGGGCTGAAGCTGCCCCGGGCCGTGCGCGTCCTGCGCCACGGCATCCCGCGGGGGGATACGGACGAGCCGGCCGGCATCCTGCGGGGGGAGACGGACGAGCTGGCGTCCCCGTCCCCCCTCGCCCCGTCCGTCTCCCGGCGCGGCGCCCTCACGACGGTCGGTGCGGGGTCGCTGCTCCTGCTGGTCACCTCCGCGGGGCGGAGCTTCGACGGGCCGCTGCGGCGTACGGCCCTGCTGACGCCCCGCGGCGGAGCCGAACCGGGATCCGGACCCAACGGCTTCCAGATCAACAAGACCGCCGCCAAGGCGGGCATCCGGCCCGCCGACACGGGAGCGGACTGGCGGCTCACGGTCGTCGGCCCGGCCGGTGAGTTCCGGCTGACCCTGCGGGAGCTGCTGGCGATGGACCAGCACAGCGCGGCGCTGCCCATCGCCTGTGTGGAGGGCTGGTCGACGTCCGACCAGTGGTGGCGCGGGGTGCGGCTGCGCGACCTGGCGGCGCTCGCCGGGCACCCGCGAACACCGCCCGGGGTACTCGTACGGTCCGTCCAGCGCAGCGGTCCCTTCCGCACGGTCGCGCTGCGCGACAACCAGGTGCGCGATCCGCGTTCGCTGCTGGCCCTGGAGGTCAACGGCGAGGTCCTGTCACCGGACCACGGTTATCCGGCGCGGACCATCGTGCCGGCCGCCCCCGGGGTGATGAACACGAAATGGGTCACCCGGCTGACGTTCGGAGAGGTGTGA